The Candidatus Polarisedimenticolia bacterium genome window below encodes:
- the aroC gene encoding chorismate synthase codes for MLRFLTAGESHGPALVAILDGVPAGVPLRPGDIQSQLRRRMGGYGRGGRMKIETDEIRILAGVRFGKTLGSPIALLIENRDFANWSAAMALESAPRGERARRVTRPRPGHADLAGALKYGTHDARDVLERASARETAARVAVGAVCRSLLGRFGIEIASHTTSVGRAAAPATREAPWSRIVACERTALRCADPRLERRMIREIDAARARGDSVGGSFQVVARGVPAGLGGHRHWDLRLSGTLARVLLSIPSVKGVEIGSGFSNALARGSEVHDEIFYDARKRAFLRKTNRAGGLEGGITNGEEIRARAYVKPLSTLPRALRSVDLVSKKSFGAAVERTDATAIAAAGVIGEAMVAYSLAEAFLEKFGGDSLPETRRNFTGFLRQLRAF; via the coding sequence GTGCTGCGCTTCCTCACCGCCGGAGAATCGCATGGTCCGGCCCTGGTCGCCATCCTGGACGGCGTTCCGGCGGGAGTGCCGCTCCGGCCTGGCGACATCCAGTCCCAGCTGCGCCGGCGCATGGGAGGATACGGCCGGGGAGGGCGGATGAAGATCGAAACCGACGAGATCCGGATTCTCGCGGGGGTGCGCTTCGGCAAGACGCTCGGAAGCCCCATCGCCCTGCTCATCGAGAACCGCGACTTCGCCAACTGGAGCGCGGCGATGGCGCTGGAGAGCGCCCCCCGCGGGGAGCGCGCCCGGAGGGTGACGCGCCCGCGGCCCGGCCACGCCGATCTGGCGGGGGCGCTCAAGTACGGCACGCACGACGCCCGCGACGTCCTGGAAAGGGCCTCGGCCCGCGAGACGGCGGCCCGGGTGGCCGTCGGGGCGGTGTGCCGATCGTTGCTGGGGCGCTTTGGAATCGAGATCGCCAGCCACACCACGTCCGTGGGACGGGCCGCCGCCCCCGCCACGCGCGAGGCTCCGTGGTCTCGGATCGTGGCGTGCGAGCGCACGGCGCTGCGCTGCGCCGATCCCCGGCTGGAGCGGCGGATGATCCGGGAGATCGACGCGGCCCGAGCGCGCGGCGATTCGGTCGGGGGCAGCTTTCAGGTGGTCGCGCGCGGCGTGCCCGCCGGCCTCGGCGGTCACCGGCATTGGGACTTGCGCCTTTCGGGGACCCTGGCCCGCGTGCTCCTCTCGATCCCTTCGGTCAAGGGGGTCGAGATCGGCTCGGGCTTCTCCAACGCCCTGGCCCGCGGCTCCGAGGTCCATGACGAGATCTTCTACGATGCGCGGAAACGGGCCTTCCTTCGGAAAACGAACCGGGCCGGGGGACTGGAAGGGGGGATCACCAACGGCGAAGAGATCCGGGCGCGCGCCTACGTGAAGCCGCTCTCCACGCTGCCGCGCGCGCTGCGATCGGTGGATCTGGTGTCCAAGAAGAGCTTCGGAGCGGCGGTGGAAAGGACCGATGCCACGGCGATCGCCGCGGCCGGCGTGATTGGCGAGGCGATGGTCGCCTACAGCCTCGCGGAGGCTTTCCTGGAGAAATTCGGCGGCGACAGCCTGCCCGAAACGCGCCGCAACTTCACCGGGTTCCTCCGGCAGCTCAGGGCTTTCTGA
- a CDS encoding dihydrodipicolinate reductase produces MSSQKIRVIQFGLGPIGQTLAKETLARQDLELIGGVDRAPGVAGRPLEEVLGPQAHRLPRIVPNLGDLPMPQPSRVVLHATGSRLPSVLPQLEEILSSGYHCISTCEELAYPWLHHALLAQRLDALAREHRVGLVGAGVNPGFILDLVPAVLASACRRVDKVRASRMVDVARRREPLRLKVGMGLSLDAYRTKGAAQGSMGHVGLGESAALLGSALGWAARQVTESSEPVIAQREVRAGSMTIPVGSVLGTRTRAALFTEDLERVSLEVTIAAGVEVEEDRVQIEGDPPLKLIIPGGIPGDSATASIVVNAIRRIVAVPPGLHTMLTLPVVPHGPPRLA; encoded by the coding sequence ATGAGCAGCCAGAAGATTCGAGTGATCCAGTTCGGCCTGGGGCCGATCGGCCAGACCTTGGCGAAGGAGACGCTCGCGCGCCAGGATCTCGAGCTCATCGGCGGCGTCGATCGGGCACCCGGAGTCGCGGGGCGCCCCCTCGAGGAGGTGCTGGGCCCGCAGGCCCACCGGCTTCCGCGGATCGTTCCGAACCTAGGGGATCTGCCGATGCCGCAACCCTCGCGGGTCGTCCTGCACGCGACCGGATCCCGGCTTCCCTCGGTGCTCCCCCAACTGGAGGAGATCCTCTCCTCCGGATATCACTGCATCTCGACGTGCGAAGAGCTGGCCTACCCTTGGCTGCATCACGCGCTGCTTGCCCAGCGTCTGGACGCCCTGGCCCGCGAGCACCGCGTCGGTCTGGTCGGAGCGGGTGTCAATCCGGGGTTCATCCTCGATCTCGTGCCGGCGGTGCTGGCGAGCGCCTGCCGGAGGGTCGACAAGGTGCGCGCCTCGCGGATGGTGGACGTGGCCCGGCGTCGCGAGCCGCTGCGCCTGAAGGTCGGCATGGGGCTGAGCCTGGACGCCTACCGGACGAAGGGAGCCGCGCAAGGAAGCATGGGCCACGTGGGGCTGGGCGAGTCGGCCGCCCTTCTGGGCTCGGCCCTCGGATGGGCGGCGCGGCAAGTCACGGAATCCTCCGAGCCGGTGATCGCCCAACGGGAAGTGCGGGCGGGGAGCATGACGATTCCGGTGGGATCGGTGCTGGGCACGCGCACCCGGGCGGCGCTGTTCACCGAGGATCTCGAGCGGGTGTCTCTCGAAGTCACGATCGCCGCGGGGGTCGAGGTGGAGGAGGATCGGGTCCAGATCGAGGGAGACCCTCCTCTGAAGCTGATCATTCCTGGAGGAATCCCGGGCGACTCGGCCACGGCGTCGATCGTGGTCAACGCCATCCGGCGGATCGTCGCGGTGCCTCCGGGGCTGCACACGATGCTGACGCTGCCAGTGGTTCCCCACGGCCCGCCGCGTCTGGCCTGA
- a CDS encoding P1 family peptidase, whose product MRRAPSTAIAGSITDVPGLRAGHAQDFAAVTGFTVVLCDRGAICGVDLRGGASSVRNPTVARPGHVVERVHAVFLTGGSAFGLDAAAGVMQYLEEEGVGEPVRAFRVPIVTGAALFDLAIGSHLRRPDAAMAYGACRGARGAGLAEGSVGAGTGATVGKIFGMSRAMKGGIGTASRALGRLRVGALAVVNAFGDVVDPALGRIVAGARTASGRGLAGTESLLRSGVRRQGSRIESTTLGIVATNARLDRPAACRLAAVSQVALARTLFPAHTSWDGDLVYALSTGTLEADRSVVEALGVETLTQAILRGASRARGLGGIPAARDRRRPPGWLRKP is encoded by the coding sequence ATGCGCCGCGCCCCTTCCACGGCGATCGCCGGCTCGATCACCGACGTCCCGGGCCTCCGCGCCGGCCATGCCCAGGACTTCGCCGCCGTCACTGGCTTCACGGTCGTCCTGTGCGACCGCGGGGCGATTTGCGGCGTCGATCTGCGGGGCGGGGCGTCGAGCGTCCGCAACCCGACCGTGGCCCGGCCCGGACACGTGGTGGAGCGGGTTCACGCCGTCTTCCTGACGGGCGGCAGCGCCTTCGGCCTCGACGCGGCGGCGGGAGTGATGCAATACCTCGAGGAAGAGGGCGTCGGAGAGCCGGTGAGAGCATTCCGCGTGCCCATCGTGACGGGAGCCGCGCTCTTCGATCTGGCGATCGGCAGCCACCTCCGGCGGCCCGACGCCGCGATGGCCTACGGCGCCTGCCGTGGCGCGCGCGGGGCGGGCCTTGCGGAAGGCAGCGTGGGAGCTGGAACGGGAGCGACGGTCGGCAAAATCTTTGGCATGTCCCGTGCCATGAAAGGCGGAATCGGCACCGCCTCCCGCGCGCTCGGGCGGCTGCGCGTCGGGGCGCTCGCGGTGGTCAACGCCTTCGGCGACGTGGTCGATCCCGCGCTCGGCCGGATCGTGGCGGGCGCCCGCACCGCCTCGGGCCGCGGCCTGGCCGGCACCGAGAGCCTGCTGCGCTCCGGGGTCCGGCGGCAAGGCTCCCGGATCGAGAGCACGACGCTGGGGATCGTGGCCACCAACGCCCGTCTGGATCGGCCGGCGGCCTGCCGGCTTGCCGCCGTTTCGCAGGTGGCGCTCGCCCGGACCCTCTTCCCGGCCCACACCTCCTGGGACGGCGACCTGGTCTACGCCCTTTCCACGGGGACGCTCGAGGCCGATCGATCGGTGGTGGAGGCTCTCGGCGTGGAGACGCTGACGCAGGCCATCCTGCGGGGCGCCTCCCGCGCGCGCGGCCTCGGCGGGATCCCGGCGGCTCGCGATCGCCGTCGCCCGCCGGGATGGCTCAGAAAGCCCTGA
- a CDS encoding DUF192 domain-containing protein: protein MNRDRGTELARRVEKADRFWKRLRGLSGRRELPRGEALWIVPCRGVHTRGMSFPIDVLFLDRDRRVLGVEENLAPGRVAPVRWRARTVLELPAGTVRGSATRIGDHIDFETREETR, encoded by the coding sequence ATGAATCGGGACCGGGGGACGGAGCTGGCGCGCCGCGTCGAGAAAGCCGACCGCTTCTGGAAGCGGCTGCGGGGCCTGTCCGGCCGCCGGGAGCTGCCGCGCGGCGAGGCCCTCTGGATCGTCCCGTGCCGGGGCGTCCATACGCGCGGGATGAGCTTCCCTATCGACGTGCTGTTCCTGGACCGGGACCGCCGGGTGCTCGGCGTGGAGGAGAATCTCGCCCCGGGGCGGGTCGCTCCCGTCCGCTGGCGGGCGCGCACCGTGCTGGAGCTGCCCGCCGGGACCGTCCGGGGATCCGCCACGCGGATTGGGGATCACATCGACTTCGAAACTCGGGAGGAAACGCGATGA
- a CDS encoding CpaF family protein codes for MKPAVEYSGVPTTAEFQQLKAKLHRTVLDRLNLESLQQMEREAAVSGIRSLITDLMNQEITPLSTAERRLIIDEILNEIFGLGPLEPLLADPAINDILVNTHDQIFVERNGRLERSPVGFKDDNHLMQIIDRIVSRVGRRIDESSPMVDARLHDGSRINAIIPPLSIDGPHLSIRKFRKDALVGEDLIRYGSLTAPILELMAGCVKARLNVLISGGTGAGKTTLLNVLSSFIPAAERIVTIEDSAELQLRQEHVVRLETRPPNIEGEGQVTQRQLVINSLRMRPDRIVIGEVRGGEAIDMLQAMNTGHDGSLTTIHANTARDALARLETMVAMAGFQLPPRAVKEQIASAIDLVIQVARNSDGTRRVTSLSEIIGMEENVITMQEIFLFEKQGIDEEGRVVGRFRPTGIRPRFADRLRIAGIVLPLEMFDEDLADAPARAWR; via the coding sequence ATGAAGCCGGCTGTCGAATACTCGGGCGTCCCGACGACCGCGGAGTTCCAGCAGCTCAAGGCCAAGCTGCACCGCACCGTCCTCGATCGCCTGAACCTCGAGTCGCTGCAGCAAATGGAGCGGGAGGCCGCGGTCTCCGGAATACGCTCCCTGATCACCGACCTGATGAACCAGGAAATCACGCCGCTGAGCACCGCGGAGCGCCGGCTGATCATCGACGAGATCCTCAACGAGATCTTCGGCCTCGGGCCCCTGGAGCCGCTTCTGGCCGACCCCGCGATCAACGACATCCTGGTGAACACGCACGATCAGATCTTCGTCGAGCGCAACGGCCGCCTCGAGAGGTCGCCCGTGGGATTCAAGGACGACAACCACCTGATGCAGATCATCGATCGGATCGTTTCGCGGGTCGGGCGCCGGATCGACGAGTCGTCGCCGATGGTGGATGCGCGGCTTCACGACGGCTCCCGGATCAATGCGATCATCCCGCCGCTGTCGATCGACGGCCCGCACCTTTCCATCCGCAAGTTCCGCAAGGACGCGCTCGTCGGCGAGGACCTGATCCGCTACGGATCGCTGACCGCCCCGATCCTGGAGCTGATGGCGGGGTGCGTGAAGGCCCGGCTGAACGTGCTGATCTCCGGCGGCACGGGCGCGGGCAAGACCACCCTCCTGAACGTGCTCTCGTCATTCATTCCGGCTGCGGAGCGGATCGTCACGATCGAGGACTCGGCGGAGCTCCAGCTCCGCCAGGAGCACGTCGTGCGGCTCGAGACCCGGCCGCCCAACATCGAAGGGGAGGGCCAGGTCACGCAGCGCCAGCTCGTCATCAACAGCCTGCGGATGCGCCCCGACCGCATTGTCATCGGCGAAGTCCGGGGCGGCGAGGCGATCGACATGCTCCAGGCGATGAACACGGGGCATGACGGCTCGCTCACGACGATCCACGCCAACACCGCCCGGGACGCCCTGGCGCGCCTCGAGACGATGGTCGCCATGGCCGGCTTCCAGCTTCCTCCGCGCGCCGTGAAGGAGCAGATCGCCTCCGCCATCGACCTGGTGATCCAGGTGGCGCGGAATTCCGACGGCACGCGCCGCGTGACGAGCCTGTCGGAAATCATCGGCATGGAGGAAAACGTCATCACGATGCAGGAGATCTTCCTCTTCGAGAAGCAGGGAATCGACGAGGAAGGGCGGGTCGTCGGACGGTTCCGGCCCACCGGAATCCGTCCCCGTTTCGCCGACCGCCTGCGGATCGCCGGCATCGTCCTGCCCCTGGAGATGTTCGACGAGGACCTCGCCGATGCCCCTGCGCGGGCCTGGAGATAA
- the tsaE gene encoding tRNA (adenosine(37)-N6)-threonylcarbamoyltransferase complex ATPase subunit type 1 TsaE, whose amino-acid sequence MRGTATAAPANLMRTVSEAETFQAGRDLSADLRAGDTVLLDGDLGTGKTVFARGVAAGLGVDPRSVHSPTFTLVNVYAGRLPVYHIDLFRIEKPEDLRELGLEDVLGTDGVALVEWPGRLGRYRPAGAIQVTLRDGGGERREITVERPAS is encoded by the coding sequence GTGAGGGGGACCGCCACGGCTGCCCCGGCGAACCTCATGCGGACGGTTTCGGAGGCCGAGACCTTTCAGGCGGGACGCGATCTGTCGGCGGACCTGCGCGCCGGCGACACCGTGCTGCTCGACGGGGACCTCGGGACCGGGAAGACGGTGTTCGCACGCGGCGTGGCGGCGGGACTCGGCGTCGATCCCCGCAGCGTCCACTCCCCCACCTTCACGCTGGTCAACGTCTACGCCGGCCGCCTTCCGGTGTATCACATCGATCTGTTCCGCATCGAGAAACCGGAGGATCTCAGGGAGCTCGGGTTGGAGGATGTCCTGGGCACCGACGGCGTCGCCCTGGTCGAATGGCCGGGGAGGCTGGGGCGCTACCGCCCCGCTGGAGCGATTCAGGTGACCTTGCGGGACGGCGGGGGGGAGCGGCGCGAGATCACCGTCGAGAGGCCGGCATCCTGA
- a CDS encoding ATP-binding protein: MSGAPLEILTEPCPLTGAPRAPRTLAETGLSASFLFDLTLKTLYYQNEMKGSEIADSLRLPFHVVEETLESLKREKLIELKGTEGPSRASYRFLILSAGRDRAREALSVSRYVGPAPVSLEDYSRKVIDQNQGLERIPTERLSEAFSHLVLPEGTLERVGPAVAARKSVFLYGAPGNGKTVLAEAVGRALGGSIFVPHAVEMDQQVIRIYDPVFHGEESGPAGAEVPLAGALADRRWVRAGRPVVFSGGELTLEMLDLIFNDREGFYQAPLQMKANGGVFILDDFGRQLVQPRDLLNRWIVPLEKGVDYLTLHTGRKFPVPFRTLVIFATNLRPHDLVDEAFLRRIRYKIAMTDPTRREYREIFRLECDRRGITEGWEWAAEYLFTEYYEKQGFPPRACHPRDILEKIVDAALFEGITPSLDAETLDRVCGSYFLTDSADLIL; encoded by the coding sequence ATGAGCGGCGCGCCTTTGGAAATCCTGACCGAACCTTGCCCCCTTACCGGCGCCCCGCGCGCTCCGCGGACCCTGGCGGAGACGGGTCTCTCGGCCTCCTTCCTGTTCGACCTGACGCTGAAGACCCTCTACTACCAGAACGAGATGAAGGGGTCCGAGATCGCCGATTCCCTGCGGCTTCCGTTCCACGTGGTCGAGGAGACGCTCGAGTCGCTCAAGCGCGAGAAGCTGATCGAGCTCAAGGGCACCGAGGGGCCGAGCCGGGCCTCCTACCGGTTCCTGATCCTCTCGGCGGGCCGCGACCGGGCGCGCGAAGCGTTGTCGGTGAGCCGCTACGTGGGACCCGCCCCCGTCTCCCTCGAAGATTATTCCCGCAAGGTGATCGACCAGAACCAGGGGCTGGAGAGAATCCCCACCGAAAGGCTGAGCGAGGCCTTCTCGCACCTCGTCCTCCCGGAGGGGACGCTCGAGCGCGTCGGGCCGGCGGTGGCCGCGAGAAAATCGGTCTTTCTCTACGGCGCCCCGGGAAACGGCAAGACGGTCCTGGCGGAGGCCGTGGGACGCGCTCTGGGCGGGTCGATCTTCGTGCCGCACGCGGTGGAGATGGACCAGCAGGTGATCCGGATCTACGACCCCGTCTTTCACGGCGAGGAGTCCGGCCCCGCCGGCGCCGAGGTGCCGCTCGCGGGAGCGCTCGCCGATCGCCGCTGGGTACGGGCCGGACGCCCCGTCGTCTTCAGCGGCGGCGAGCTGACCCTGGAGATGCTCGACCTGATCTTCAACGATCGCGAAGGCTTCTACCAGGCGCCGCTGCAGATGAAAGCCAACGGGGGCGTCTTCATCCTGGACGATTTCGGCCGGCAGCTCGTGCAGCCGCGAGACCTCCTGAACCGCTGGATCGTTCCCTTGGAGAAGGGGGTGGACTATCTGACGCTCCACACGGGGCGGAAATTCCCCGTCCCCTTCCGGACGCTGGTCATCTTCGCCACCAACCTCAGGCCGCACGATCTGGTGGACGAGGCGTTCCTGCGCCGCATCCGCTACAAGATCGCCATGACCGATCCGACGCGCCGGGAATACCGGGAGATTTTCCGGTTGGAATGCGACCGCCGGGGGATCACCGAAGGGTGGGAGTGGGCCGCCGAATACCTGTTCACCGAGTACTACGAGAAGCAGGGCTTTCCCCCCCGCGCCTGCCATCCGCGGGACATCCTGGAGAAGATCGTCGACGCCGCCCTGTTCGAAGGGATCACGCCGTCACTCGACGCCGAAACCCTCGATCGCGTGTGCGGCTCCTATTTCCTCACCGATTCGGCCGATCTGATTCTCTGA
- a CDS encoding type II secretion system F family protein, giving the protein MLAVILLVFFSTSLLVLGASFMFVRRPSRSVERLMMARAGVAALSAAGAGEEELNILRDRSLSGIAPMHRTLAKLRIGAWLSRLLTQADVKMKTGTLVLSIGVFALVGYLLATLFRFGIPLAVLVGVLTGTIPVLIVLRIRSRRLRRFEAQFPDAIDLLSRAIRAGHAFNTGVKMIADEMPEPVGKEFQRVFEEQNYGLPMKSALLNLLERVELLDLRLFVVAVLIQRQSGGNLAELLSKIAQTIRERFRIFRQLKVHTAQAKMTGIILMCLPPVMGGVTLALNYEYMKIIFQDPWGIRMLIGAAVLQLVGLVWIRKIVNIEV; this is encoded by the coding sequence ATGCTGGCGGTGATCTTGCTGGTCTTCTTCTCCACCTCGCTGCTGGTGCTCGGCGCCTCCTTCATGTTCGTCCGCCGTCCCAGCCGGAGCGTGGAGCGCCTGATGATGGCGCGCGCCGGCGTCGCGGCGCTCTCCGCCGCCGGGGCGGGCGAGGAGGAGCTCAACATCCTCCGCGATCGGTCCCTGAGCGGCATCGCCCCCATGCACCGGACGTTGGCGAAGCTGCGGATTGGAGCCTGGCTCTCCCGGCTGCTGACGCAGGCGGACGTCAAGATGAAGACGGGGACCCTGGTCCTGTCGATCGGCGTTTTCGCGCTCGTCGGCTACCTCCTCGCGACGCTCTTCCGGTTCGGCATCCCGCTCGCCGTCCTGGTGGGGGTCCTGACGGGAACCATCCCGGTCCTGATCGTCCTGCGCATTCGCAGCCGCCGGCTCCGGAGGTTCGAGGCGCAGTTCCCGGACGCGATCGATCTCCTGTCGCGCGCCATCCGCGCCGGGCACGCCTTCAACACCGGAGTCAAAATGATCGCCGACGAGATGCCCGAGCCGGTGGGCAAGGAATTCCAGCGCGTCTTCGAGGAGCAGAACTACGGGCTCCCGATGAAGTCGGCCCTGCTCAACCTCCTGGAGCGCGTCGAGCTGCTCGATCTCAGGCTCTTCGTGGTGGCGGTGCTGATCCAGAGGCAATCGGGCGGCAACCTCGCGGAGCTCCTGAGCAAGATCGCCCAGACCATCCGCGAGCGCTTCCGGATCTTCCGGCAGCTGAAAGTCCACACGGCCCAGGCCAAGATGACGGGCATCATCCTCATGTGCCTGCCTCCGGTGATGGGCGGCGTGACTTTGGCCTTGAACTACGAGTACATGAAGATCATCTTCCAGGATCCGTGGGGGATCCGGATGCTGATCGGGGCCGCGGTGCTTCAACTCGTGGGCCTGGTCTGGATTCGCAAAATCGTCAACATCGAAGTGTGA
- a CDS encoding type II secretion system F family protein, producing MELIVLLGLILTFMLSATAAGYLALRPRHAAARRLRELPSPQAMEEIAAPVAAPTDPETLRSIRKKAFKAPLSMADASATQKALFHAGYRSGTALATYNLWRVVTLAGLPALFWIGTLHLPMTPAYRFLGIVLLALAGLILPKLVLRALARRRQHRLRLSLPDALDLLVVCVEAGMGLNQAIVKVAEELERTHPEISQELKLVNLEIRAGRTRGEALRNLGERTGVDDIISLAAMLIQTDKFGTSIARSLRVHSDSLRTERIQRAEEAAAKTTIKLIFPLLFCIFPALLTVILGPAFLNLAQIFSNTLQTTK from the coding sequence GTGGAACTCATCGTGCTGCTAGGCCTGATTCTGACCTTCATGCTCTCCGCCACCGCGGCTGGGTATCTCGCGCTGCGGCCGCGCCATGCCGCGGCCCGCCGGCTCCGGGAGCTCCCGTCACCTCAGGCGATGGAAGAGATCGCGGCACCTGTCGCGGCCCCGACCGATCCCGAGACCCTTCGCTCGATCCGCAAAAAGGCCTTCAAGGCCCCCCTGTCGATGGCCGACGCCTCGGCGACCCAGAAAGCGCTGTTTCACGCCGGCTATCGATCCGGGACGGCTCTCGCCACCTACAATCTCTGGAGGGTCGTGACGCTCGCCGGCCTGCCGGCGCTGTTCTGGATTGGCACCCTCCACCTCCCCATGACCCCCGCCTACCGTTTCCTGGGGATCGTCCTTCTGGCGCTCGCCGGACTCATCCTGCCGAAGCTGGTTCTGCGCGCCCTGGCCCGCCGCCGGCAGCACCGGCTGCGCCTGAGCCTGCCCGATGCTCTCGATCTCCTGGTGGTCTGCGTGGAGGCCGGCATGGGGCTCAACCAGGCGATCGTCAAGGTGGCGGAGGAGCTGGAGCGCACCCATCCGGAGATCAGCCAGGAGCTGAAGCTCGTGAACCTCGAGATTCGCGCCGGGCGCACCCGGGGGGAGGCGCTGCGCAATCTCGGGGAGAGGACCGGCGTGGACGACATCATCTCCCTCGCCGCCATGCTGATCCAGACCGACAAGTTCGGCACGAGCATCGCGCGGTCGCTGCGCGTCCATTCCGACTCCCTCCGGACCGAGAGAATCCAGAGAGCCGAGGAGGCCGCGGCCAAGACCACGATCAAACTGATTTTTCCGCTGCTCTTCTGCATCTTTCCGGCGCTGCTCACGGTGATCCTGGGCCCGGCTTTCCTGAACCTGGCCCAGATCTTCAGTAACACGCTGCAGACGACGAAGTAA
- a CDS encoding NAD(P)H-hydrate dehydratase, whose translation MKILDSRQTKSIDQRATRDYGIPGIVLMENAGLQIVDFLESRYDDLEDRGILILCGKGNNGGDGLVAARHLHNRGYDLQVLLFGRRSEIKGEPLTNLSILEKMSVEVREIVDVRAWHEFLPELARYDMVLDALLGTGARGGVKGYLEEVIRDVNNAAAERVAVDLPSGLSADSNEVPGQCVQADATVTFACPKIPLVFLPSEEKAGEVYVADIGIPEEAVDAEEVRLNLVEPGQLAHYLPPRKVESHKGDYGHLLVVAGSKGKPGAARMVAEGAFRAGVGLVTVATPESVQPILAPQVMEMMTEPLPETREGTVSTKAAARVLKLLDGKGVLTLGPGLSTAAETQSFIREIVSGTRLPLILDADGLNAYSAAPEQLSGKDRPLILTPHPGEMGRLLGTSSQEIQKDRIAVCQRFSTEHSCFLVLKGYRTLIADPEGNVWVNPTGNPGMATAGSGDVLTGILSGLVTQGIPILHAVLLGVYLHGLAADLCAEQRGELPLMARDLIAFLPDAMAHLLKGLDGEE comes from the coding sequence ATGAAAATTCTCGACAGCCGCCAGACGAAAAGCATCGATCAGCGCGCCACCCGGGACTACGGCATTCCCGGGATCGTGCTGATGGAGAATGCCGGGCTGCAGATCGTCGACTTCCTCGAATCGCGCTACGACGACCTCGAGGATCGGGGCATCCTCATCCTCTGCGGCAAGGGGAACAACGGGGGGGACGGATTGGTCGCGGCGCGCCACCTCCACAACCGCGGCTACGACCTGCAGGTGCTCCTGTTCGGCCGGCGCTCGGAGATCAAGGGCGAGCCGCTGACCAACCTCTCCATCCTGGAAAAGATGAGCGTCGAGGTTCGCGAGATCGTCGACGTCCGCGCCTGGCACGAGTTCCTCCCTGAGCTGGCGCGCTACGACATGGTGCTCGACGCGCTGCTGGGCACGGGCGCCCGGGGCGGCGTCAAGGGATACCTCGAGGAGGTCATCCGGGACGTCAACAACGCCGCGGCGGAGCGGGTCGCGGTGGATCTCCCCTCGGGCCTCTCGGCCGACAGCAACGAAGTCCCCGGACAGTGCGTCCAGGCCGACGCCACCGTGACCTTCGCCTGCCCGAAGATCCCGCTCGTCTTCCTGCCGTCGGAGGAGAAGGCGGGTGAGGTCTACGTCGCCGACATCGGAATTCCGGAGGAGGCGGTCGACGCGGAGGAGGTCCGCCTGAATCTCGTCGAGCCCGGCCAGCTGGCACATTACCTGCCTCCGAGGAAGGTCGAGAGCCACAAGGGCGACTATGGGCACCTCCTCGTCGTCGCCGGCTCCAAGGGAAAGCCGGGGGCCGCCCGGATGGTCGCGGAAGGGGCGTTCCGCGCCGGCGTCGGTCTCGTCACCGTCGCCACGCCGGAAAGCGTGCAACCCATCCTCGCCCCCCAGGTGATGGAGATGATGACCGAACCGCTTCCCGAGACGCGCGAGGGGACGGTTTCCACCAAGGCGGCGGCGCGCGTGCTCAAGCTGCTGGACGGGAAAGGGGTGCTGACGCTGGGACCCGGACTTTCGACCGCGGCGGAGACCCAGTCGTTCATCCGGGAGATCGTGTCGGGGACGAGGCTCCCGCTGATTCTCGACGCCGACGGTCTGAACGCCTATTCGGCCGCGCCCGAGCAGCTGTCCGGAAAAGATCGGCCCCTCATTCTGACTCCCCACCCCGGCGAGATGGGCCGCCTGCTAGGGACCTCGTCGCAGGAGATCCAGAAGGACCGCATCGCCGTCTGCCAGAGATTCTCCACCGAGCATTCCTGCTTCCTCGTGTTGAAGGGATATCGGACCCTCATTGCGGATCCGGAGGGAAACGTCTGGGTCAACCCCACGGGAAACCCCGGGATGGCGACGGCCGGATCCGGCGACGTCCTGACGGGGATCCTCTCGGGGCTCGTGACCCAGGGGATCCCAATCCTCCATGCCGTTCTCCTGGGGGTCTACCTCCACGGCCTGGCGGCCGATCTCTGCGCCGAGCAGCGCGGCGAGCTCCCGCTGATGGCGCGCGATCTCATCGCCTTCCTTCCCGACGCCATGGCGCACCTTCTCAAGGGTCTGGACGGAGAGGAGTGA